GGCTGTTTGGCGCGGCTCAATTCGAGATCGACACGGCGAAACAAGTCGTAGTCGCGCACGCCCCAGGTGTGATCGAACGAGCTTTCGGCGGAGAAATTGTTGCGCTCGACGAAGTGCTCGACCCCTTGCGTGCGGAAGAAACCGCGGAGGTTTTCCCAGGCCAGGTCGCCGTTGTAGCAATAGTGCGTGTCGTAGCCGAGCCGCTTGAGGGTGCGCGGCAGCGATTCGAGCGGTTGCGATCCTTCGCGCTCGTTCTCCATCAGCGACTCGTATCCCGGCAGGTTCGGGAAGCCGCCGAAGACCGCGAAATTGGCCTGATGCGTGTGGGTGCCCACGGAGAAACAGCGATCGTAGAGGATGCCTTGGCGCGCCAGGCGGTTGAATTCGGGCGTGTAGTCTTCGTCCGAGCCGACCGCACCGACGAAACGCGCCGAAAAACTCTCCATCAGTACGACAACGACGTTCATCTGTTTGCGCGGACCGGTCGTAGCATTGGCTGCCGTCGGTTGAAAGTTCCGCAGCAGGGGGAATCTCTCGTCGTCGACCGCGATGCTCTCGCCCGGCAAACACAGCATGGCCCGGGTTCGATCGATGGCCGCATTCTTGGTCAGCGGCTTGCGCCAGAGCTGTTCGAGCTGGTCGTGGCGGCCTCGGGAAATGACCGTGCGTCCCAGGCACCAGACGCCATTGAGCGTCAATTGATTGACGAACATCGAATTCGATAGCACCGAGTCGCCCCAGTTCAGCGGGGTGCCGCGGACGCCACCGCGTGCGCTCATCACCAGCACAACGACAAGCAACGCGGCCTGAATGGCCTGCTGCGGGCCATGGAGCTGCGCCGGCGGCAGATCGTCGGGCATGACGCGCCGCGCCAACCAGCGAATTACCCAGGCGACGACGCCCAGGAACACGCCGAGGAGGCACAAGTAGCGAATCACCGGAAAACCGTACCAGATCATGCTCAAGACGGTGCCGGGTTGCGACCAGTATTGCAGGGCCAGCGAGTTGAAGCGGGTGTGAAACTCGTCGAAGAAGCCGATTTCGGCGATGCCCAGGAACGCGAAGGCAGCGATATAGAGAAACAGCCCCACGGCGTACACGCCGCGCTCGACGCGCGGCCCGCGCGCCCGGTGAGCGAGTCCCGCGGCCACGATCAACGGCGTCATCGCGTAGGCCGTCGTCGCGAGATCGAATCGCAGTCCGACGGCGAACGCGGCGGCGAGATCATTCCAGGTGCTGAGTTGGGCGAGCGGCCAATTGGCCGCCAACAAACCCGCGCGGTGCACTTGAAACCAGGTCATCAGTCCTGCGGCAACCGCGACCGCCATCGACAGGCCGGGAGTCCACAAACCGGCAAACGCCGTGCGGAGCCCCGCAACTTGCGTCGAGCGCATGAAGATTCCTTTCTCCGAGCCACCGCGGGGGCGAACCTTCGCAAACCTGCCGCGTAGCGTCAAGCGGAGTGAGTT
This portion of the Pirellulales bacterium genome encodes:
- a CDS encoding sulfatase-like hydrolase/transferase; its protein translation is MRSTQVAGLRTAFAGLWTPGLSMAVAVAAGLMTWFQVHRAGLLAANWPLAQLSTWNDLAAAFAVGLRFDLATTAYAMTPLIVAAGLAHRARGPRVERGVYAVGLFLYIAAFAFLGIAEIGFFDEFHTRFNSLALQYWSQPGTVLSMIWYGFPVIRYLCLLGVFLGVVAWVIRWLARRVMPDDLPPAQLHGPQQAIQAALLVVVLVMSARGGVRGTPLNWGDSVLSNSMFVNQLTLNGVWCLGRTVISRGRHDQLEQLWRKPLTKNAAIDRTRAMLCLPGESIAVDDERFPLLRNFQPTAANATTGPRKQMNVVVVLMESFSARFVGAVGSDEDYTPEFNRLARQGILYDRCFSVGTHTHQANFAVFGGFPNLPGYESLMENEREGSQPLESLPRTLKRLGYDTHYCYNGDLAWENLRGFFRTQGVEHFVERNNFSAESSFDHTWGVRDYDLFRRVDLELSRAKQPFCASVLTISNHTPFDLPNPLPFPPVTDQGAMNQRLNGIRYADWALGEFFRHASQRPWFRDTLFVLVGDHGFSIAPMLTELRLLRFHVPLLFYGPGVLKTEGKRIHSVVSQLDIIPTLLALIDPERPHQSWGRNLFAVPDDDPGLAVFKPSENAPDAGLARGDLLFVRTADGRDRLYRYSLAFPPQADLVQDNPQQTREMDADLHAFLQTATRVLRERTAAAPEEVIARLKHDQPTPAPVLAN